From a region of the Ovis aries strain OAR_USU_Benz2616 breed Rambouillet chromosome 2, ARS-UI_Ramb_v3.0, whole genome shotgun sequence genome:
- the CEP44 gene encoding centrosomal protein of 44 kDa isoform X4, producing the protein MATGDLKRSLRNLEQVLRSLNYPREVDCVGLVKGDTAASLPIISYSLTSYSPYVAELLVDSNVELLAKNDLRFIDTVYKLLRDQFNYKPILTKKQFIQCGFAEWKIQIICDILNCVMKKHKELSSLEKTPSQQRKKTSSAKSEPCSSAEKTSTEPVGIDVTGRYVTSGKKKAVVIRHLYNEDGADISEDTVTDVNEAFDVCDLKAAEITIPELQVPDINCEQQDIKVNPEVAALQSMLAECQEKLKKLTCIESRLESLEEKMKGKVMVNEKTWANLLSRVTLLETEMLLSKKNNEYIEFNEMSEDYASSSDMDSLNPEIAKLLRRKKILNL; encoded by the exons ATGGCAACAGGTGATTTAAAAAGAAGCTTACGGAACTTAGAACAAGTGCTTCGCTCGCTAAATTATCCTAGAGAGGTGGATTGTGTAGG TTTGGTAAAGGGAGATACAGCAGCCTCTCTGCCCATCATCAGCTATTCCCTTACCTCATACTCACCCTATGTAGCAGAACTTCTGGTCGACTCCAATGTTGAGCTCCTAGCAAAGAATGACTTACGCTTCATAGATACTGTCTATAAG CTTCTTCGTGATCAATTTAATTATAAACCAATCTTGACAAAAAAGCAGTTTATCCAGTGTGGATTTGCAGAATGGAAAATCCAAATTATATGTGATATTTTGAATTGCGTGATGAAAAAGCACAAGGAGTTGAGTAGTCTTGAGAAG actccatcacaacaaagaaaaaagaccaGTTCTGCCAAGTCAGAACCTTGTTCAAGTGCTGAGAAGACATCTACTGAACCTGTGGGCATTGATGTCACTGGCAGATATGTGACTTCAGGAAAG AAGAAAGCTGTGGTGATCCGACATCTGTACAATGAAGATGGTGCTGACATTTCTGAAGATACAGTAACAGATGTTAACGAAGCATTTGATGTTTGTGACTTAAAGGCTGCTGAAATAACAATTCCTGAATTACAGGTTCCTGACATTAACTGTGAACAACAA GATATAAAAGTCAATCCTGAGGTTGCTGCATTACAGTCTATGCTTGCTGAATGCCAAGAAAAGCTTAAGAAACTGACTTGCATAGAGAGTAGATTAgaatctttggaagaaaaaatgaaagggaaagtgatggTGAATGAAAAAACCTGGGCTAATCTTCTGAGTCGTGTCACTCTTCTTGAAACCGAAATGCTTTTATCTAAAAag AATAATGAATATATAGAGTTTAATGAGATGAGTGAAGACTATGCTTCCAGTAGTGACATGGACAGTCTCAATCCAG AAATTGCAAAACtcctaagaagaaagaaaatactgaacTTATAG